The following DNA comes from Quercus robur chromosome 1, dhQueRobu3.1, whole genome shotgun sequence.
TTCAGCGAAGACAGGGTATATTCCAGGGGCATAGTGACGTTGACAGTGACAGTAGGGACCTACCCGATGCAGTTGACCCGTCAATTAGACTTCCTAGTGGTAGATTGCCCCtcatcctacaatgtcatcattgggaggcccacTCTTAACAAATGGAAAGCAGCCACGTCCACctactgtttgaaggtgaaattcccaacagataACGGTGTCGGCGAAGTAAAAAGAGATCAAGTCTTAGCCAGAGAGTGTTATCAAGCCGTCCTAGCTGCAAATGAAAACCATACATGGATGattgaagagaaggaagaaggcAAAATGGAAGCTCTAGAAACAGTGGAACTGGCTGAAGGAGAAGCAAACAAGACGACGAAGATAGGGATGACGCTAAGCCCTGAGATGAGAACAAGACTCATCCAGTTCCTCAAAGAAAATCTAGACGTCTTCGCATGGAGCTACAAGGACATGCCGGGCATAGCTCCAGAGGTAATCtagcataagttgaatgtgaaCCCGAAAAGAAAACTCGTCCAGCAAAGACGAAGAGTCTTCGCTCCAGAACGAGACCAAGCAGTCACAGATGAAGTTACCAAGCTGTTAACAGCAGGCTTCATCCGGGAAGTATACTATCCTGAATGGCTTGCAAATGTTGTCCTAGTGAAGAATGCaaatggaaaatggaggatgtgcatagacttcacagacctgaACAAGGCATACCCAAAGGACAGTTTCCCTCTACCGAGAATAAACCAGCTTGTGGACTCTACAGCCGGACACAAGTTACTGAtgttcatggacgctttctcgggataTAACTAGATAAGGATGGCTGAAGAAGATCAGGAAAAGACTGCTTTCATCACGAGTCAAGGACTCTATTGTGATAAagtaatgccttttggattaAAGAATGCTAGAGCTACGTATCAGAGACTagtgaacaaaatgttcagccAACAGATTGGCAGGAATATGgaagtatatgtggatgatatgctcgtcaagagtaaggaagagctcACACATCCGGACGACCTGAAGGAGACGTTTGCCACCCTCAAAAAATACCAGATGAGGTCGAATCCTAGTAAGTGTGTCTTTGGTGTAGCTTCAGAGAAATTCTTAGGATTCATGGTGccccaaagaggaatagaagcaaacctAAAGAAAGTGCAAGCCATAATTAACAAGGCATCGCCCAGGATCGTCAAGGAAGTCTAGAAGCTCACAGGAAGGATTGCAGCTTTAAACAAGTTTGTCTCTAGAGTTACGGACAAGTGCCTACCCTTTTTCAAGACCTTGAAACAGGCTTTCGCCTGGACCAACGAATGTGAAGCAGTATTCCAAGAATTCAAACGTTACCTGAGTAGTCCACCCCTCTTAAGCCCGTCCAAGGAAGGGGAAGACCTATATTTGTACCTGGCAGTATCAGCTTCAGCAGTGAGTACAaccttgattagagaagaaggcaagaaacagCTCCCAGTTTACTACGTCAGCCAAGCTTTCCAAGGGGCTGAGTCCAGGTACCCAAGGATTGAAAAGATCGCGTTTGCATTAATAGTAGCCTCACGCAAGCTAAGACAATACTTTCAGGCGAATTCCATCCTGGTGATGACGGACCAACCAATCAAAAAATCCATAAACAAACCTAAGGCAACCGGAAGAATGATCTAGTGGGCAATTGAACTCAGTCAATTCGACATTGAGTACCATCCCAAAATAGCCATCAAGGCGCAAGCTTTGGTAGACTTCATCGTAGAGTTCACCTTTCCGGATGAGGACACTCTCATCGACGAAGTCGAGCGATGGACGATATAGACTGATGGTTTGTCAGCCCAAAGgagggggggagtaggggtcgtcataaccaCCCCTAACGGAGAGACACTCAAATATGGAGTTCAACTGAAATTTCTGGCTACCAACAACGAAGCTAAATACGAAGGGATACTGACGGGATTGAGGCTCGGAAAGGTGCTTGGAGCTAAGAACTTGTTAGTCCAAAATGATTCAAAGTTAGTGATCGGGCTGATCAAGGGGGAGTACGAAACAAAGGAAGAGAGAATGTAGAAATACCTCAGGTTGACGAAACATCTGACTCAAGAGTTCAATAAGGTGGAATTCGTACAAATCCCAAGAACTCAGAATATGGGGGCAAAAGAAGTCTCGAAGCTAGCATCGTCAGAAGAAGGGGAGAGTAGCATGGGCTTGGCGATGGAAGTCCAGAAACACCCTAGCATTGAAGAAGTTCCAACATTCAAAATCCAGAGCACAAACAGTTGGATGAAACCAATAATATCTTTCCTCCAGGACGGGCACCTCCCTCAGAATACAGAAGAAGctaaaaagatcaagaagaggGCGCCCAGATTTACCATCCTCAATGACACcttatacaagagaggcttctccatGCCTTACTTGAAGTGTGTCGACGAAGAAGAAGCCAGATACATACTAGAAGAAAtccatgaagggatttgtggtgACCATGCTAGCCTTAGGTCCCTGGTAAACAAAGTCATTCGAACAGGTTATTTCTGACCCACTATGCAGGTGGACGCAGTGGAACTCGTCAAGAAGTATGACAATTGCCAACGATACGGGAATGTCCAGCGACTTCCAGCAGAGAGACTAACGACGATAGCCTCCCTGTGGCCATTTGCGTAATGGGGAATCGATATCGTCGATCCACtaccccaaggtaaaggtcaggtaaaatttTTGCTAGTTGCTATTGACTAATTCATAAAATGGGTCGAAGCAGAGACTCTAGCAACAATCACTGAAGCAAAAATTCGGAGTTTTATGTGAAAGAATATAATTTACAGGTTCGGGATTCCCTTAACGATCATATCAGATAACGGGCGGCAGTTTGACAGCCAAGACTTTAGGGACTTCTATTCGAGCCTGGGCATCAGGAACCAATTTTCATCCCCGGGGCATCCCCAGGCGAatggacagacggaagtaacAAATCGGACActgctcaaaattatcaaagcCAAGTTGGACGACGTGAAGGGCGCCTGGCCAAAAGAGTTGCCCAATGTCCTGTGGATTTATAGGACTACAGCAAGAACGTCGACTGGAGAAACCCCCTTCAAGCTCACCTATGGCACTGAGGCAGTGATCCTGGTCGAAGTAGGAGTAACCAGCATCAGGTGAGAGGTATTCAACGAAGAAGGCAATGACGATCAACTGCGACTCAACCTAGATTGTTTGGACGAAGTAAGAGACAAAGCTTCCAGCAAGATGACAAAGTGCCAGCAGAAGATGGCCGAATACTACAATAAGAGGGTTAAACTCAGACGACTGGACATAGGTGACCTCGTCCTGCGCAAGATCACCacagcaactaaagaccctGCCCAAGGAAAGCTTGGCCCCACATAggaaggaccttaccgagtcATCCACTACTCAAGGCAAGGCAGTTATCACCTGGGAACCATAGACGGACAGAGACTCCCTCAgccatggaacattgagcatttaaagaagtaccaccaatagatgtaacaaatgaatatattcattcttgaaattaataaaagaattattcatCTAATGTCTTTATGTAAGCAGGTCTAGTCAACCGTACAACATaaaatggctaagtaacaagattccgccttgacggatgtaagttactgacgaatcCAAGATCCCTCAAATGGGTGTAAGCCATaaaatggctaagtaacaagattctgccttgacagatgtaagttactgacgaagccacGAACATGACAAAATCCCTTGAATAGGTGTAAGTCAAAAGGTTAGGTAACAAGATTctgccttgacggatgtaagttattAACGAAAccacaaacataacaaaatccCTTGAAGGGGTATAAGTCAAGTaataagattccgccttgatggatgtaagttactgacacAGGCATAATCCCTTAGTAGGTGCAAGTAACAAAGTTCCACCTTGACGAGTGTAAGTTACCGACGAAGGCACAATCTCTTAGTGGGCacaagtgacaagattccgCCCGACGGATGCAAGTTACCGACGAATccacataccaaaaaaaaaaaaaaaaaaaaaaaaaaaaacaaaggggacaagaaccttgcaacaaatcaaaacaaagctCAGGCTGTATCCAGGCCCCTCTGAAGGATTGTGAGTTGCAAACTAAGTAGCAGATCAGTGACGAAGGGAGGGGAAAGGTTACAGCTAAAAATTTCTACGAAGTACAAGGTATGGACAAATGTAAAACAGCACAAGTATTTGACAAACCAGTAAGTAAGCAAGCAAGTCCACAACCATGGATTTAAAAGCCCAAAAATGACAGGCAATTATCACTACGTTCACATCCAAAGGCCCATAAACACTGGGCAACACAAAAAATTGTTCTCAAGACAGattaaattattctaaaattagatttacaaaagCCCAAAACATGGCGGGCTAACAAGAGGAAAGAAGAAATTTTCACAAGTATAAAGTTCAGGGGCCAACAGCAGCGTCATCACCCATAGCAACGTCATCACCGGCAGCAGCAACATCATCAGCGGGAGTCTTTTCGGGGACATCATCCTCAGGAGCAAAAGATTGGGCAGCCTCGTCAGTCGCCATCTCCTGGTCCACCACTTCAAGATCCAAATTCTGCAAATCAACTCCAGTGGGATGCTTGACGAGGTACCGCCTTAGTAGCTCAAAGCCATTGAAGTACCAACTAAAAAGCACAGTGTTGTACTCATCAGTTTGCTGGAAAGCCTCGACGGACCTAGCAGCAATAGTCTTGAGCTTCTCCTTAGCTGCTAGAAGTTGTTCGTCCTTCTCCAATGTTAATTGACGCTCTGCTCGGAGATCTTCAGTCAAAGTCTTAGTGCTTTCCTTCAAGGTATTGACCTCATGCATAGATTCAATGAGCTTCCTCTTCACTGTAGAATTCTCCTCTTCCAGGGCCTCCATTCTGGACGTTAGTGATGCCACCTTGGCCTCCTGAGTGAGGTACTCAAAAGCAATGTGGAGACTCTCCCCCAACACCTGAAAAGAAAGCTAAAGTCGTCagtaaaaagatagaaaaatacCAGAAGCGCACGGGCGGATTACCTGGACGAGCTTGTGGACTTGTTGATTTGCGACCACATTGAAAGCATGCCTGTAAAAACCTTCAAGTCCTCGGTAGTGACGACTCCGTGCGCCCTATCCACAGCCAGCCCTTCGTCACCCCATACAGTGGACGAATGAGAATCagccttctccttctccttgcTTGATATACGCGGCCTCTTCAATGAAGGAGTGGGAATCTCTTCAACCGAAGCGGCTGGAGAGGTCGTCCTCACAGCCTCAACACCGGAGACGACAAGAGTAGTTGAAGTAACTGGGGTAGCAGACAGGCCTTTCCCAGTTACGCGTACCCCTTCTTCCCAATACTGGATAAAGGCTCGTCCTTCTTAGACCTCATCTTGGCGAACATGTCCTTGTTGAACTTAGTCGTCATTTCTACAAGaagaaaacacataaaaataaaaataaaaataaaaaataaaaaataaaaaataaaaaaaaggatccAAGCGCACCCGAGAAAATTAATACTGACGAAGTCAATACATACTCTTTTTTCCCTCGATGTCAATGTTACGCAAGACGTAAGGAGATGGGTCCGGGCCTAGGCAATAGAATGCAAGCATCCGCGGATCTACAAGGTCCTCCCAACTTTCAATCGTCCTGGCGTACTCTATCGCCTTTTCAACACGGTCCTGGTATTTGCTTTTTAACTTAGGTCGTCTCTTAACTGCCAAAGAAAcaactaaaaaatttagaaacagCCACATGAGCAGAATGAAAATTAACAGACGAGGAGAAACATTGACGCACCTAAGTTCGAGGTTCCCCACCGATGGAGCAATcttgggatatcaccccaagccTCGCTAAAGGGGGTCTCAAAATCGTCCCCGGACACAAAAAAGAAACGGGATTTCCAATACTTGAATGACGAAGGTAAACCCTTGACAATCCTAGTCCTCCTCGCCCAAGGTACTAACTCATAATATCCATACTCTTTCGACTCCTTTAAACGATAAAGATAGACGAGCTCACTTACCTTGATCATATCCCCATTAGCGGCCAACCATATTTCCATACAGTTGATCACTATCCTCCATGAATTGGGCATAAGTTGTCCGGGAGCAATACCAAAGTAACCTAAAAGCTCCATCATAAACGGATGGATGGGAAGCCTAAGCCCACAAGTGAAAGCAGCCTCGTAGAAGCATACCTCACTAGGGAAGAAGTGGCAAGCCCGGTCCTCACTACTGGGCCGACGAACACAAACCCGTTCAGGAAATTGAAACCTATCTTTGAACCTAGCTACAGTATTAGCGTCCAACCCGCACACCTCCTCGagggcataaaaagccctaactGAACGAGGGGCAGAGACGGTCGTATCGCCCTCCACTGGGCCATCGCTAGACAATAACCTAGTTTCAAGCTCACTAGATCTCACCTCTGACATCCTCTTCATTTCACCCTCAAACCAAGCAAGCGATTGGCCTAATATTGGAGATAGCTCCCCTAAAACCACACTCAACCCACaaccttcaaaaataaaatccctaACCAAGGGAAAAAAGTCACTAGAAACACCTAGAGCCGCCCCTAAGCGAGCGAAAAAGAAAGAGACCGAGGGGCTACCCTAACCTCAGAGGCACTGACCATGACAAGGGAATAAAATCCTAAAAGCTCGAAAATCAAAAACAACCATAACAAAGCAAAGGGCAAAGAAAAAATCAGGAACTCGTAATAGATTATGAAGGAAAGgggaatagaagaagaagaaaaaaggaacgTACCTTGAAGAATGAACGATTGAATCAAGAAAAATCCGAAGGATATCGCCGGAATAGAGTCGGAACGGTTGCAAGAATGAACGGgaaaaacttagagaaaatgaTTAAAGTGAAGGAGAGGAAAGTTTGAAACCAAGGCccaagaaaactgaaaaatagcgggaaacccaagggtcatgccattaACTCCATTGATCAGCACACGCCACGTGACCACATCGCGTGTAGCGCCACCACTATGCATTAAATTCAGAGCAAAACCCCAAGAGTCATGAACAGTTCAggaaaacttttcatcttctatGGTCCTCATGACACGTCATAATGACCACAAAACCtgggggggcaactgatgggaatAACGAGATTATGTCTCCTAGACGAAGCCAACAATCATGACGAAGTCATCTTGAATGACGAAGAAACCGATCACCACTAACGAGGATATGGAAATCATTCAATATAGTCAATCAATGACTTGAGCAGTTACAAAACCAGCCATGCAAACCGTTGGGGGCCTATTAAAGCCCCATTATTAGGCAGGAGGCGTTACTGAGAAAGGCATTAACAACCACAACGGCTAGCAGCCAAAgccacatatataaagccctcacattATCAACAGAAGGTACATACACACTCTAAGAAACACTCATTATTATCTTGCTAGTCTGTTTCATTTCACAAAGTGCTTTCCTATTcaaactttggcatcggagacgttgtggTAGGCACCACACCAGTGACCATCTTTGAGGGTACATTCACGCAGACCGGAGGTTGGTTCCATCTGCCTATTTTGACTGACGAACTCACGCCTCATCagtttgtatttttataaatcTGAAAACTAAATTACCCCGAAGGCTACAAtatgtttaaatagtaaaagaacCCTAGGACGGCTATGAAAACGCCCAGAAACCTTAATCCACGCTAATCACGTAATTAGGtggcaaaatagtaatttttgccaaaaattgcaaaatttaaataattgtagaaattgaaaaaattgtctttAAGAGACGTCTCAAAACAGATGGGACCTTATTCtgacttttaaattaaaagttattaagaaaaaacaaatattactataaatagcaaaaacactGTTTCGAGGCCTTAACGAAGGAATTTGCCTAAATTTAGGCAAAACTCATGTTTACATGAGTTTGGATCAGAGTTTTGTTTCCCTTTAACCtatcaaatttcatgcaattctgACACTAGTACCCCAATGACCTCTACTAGCACCTTCCTTTGCTCTTGCGTTGTGACTTACAGCACCCTTACTACTCCAGAAAGGCATGTACTATCTGTTCTACATCATTAAGTTTACACTTAATTCATGTAGGATACTAGGATGGCTTGCAAGGGAAGGGTGTCCAAGAGCTTATAAATACATGGTTAAACTTACACTTGATCCATGTGGAACACTAGGATCATAATATTTCACCATGCTCCACAGCCAACGTCCACGATGGCTCCCTCTAGCGACACTAACCCGATGGTAGTCGTGTATCTTTTGGTGGCTCCATTCACCTATcagttattttaatttagtctcAAGTTCGCCCCCTTTAAGATCCGACCATTAAGCCACAACTAATTTGATCCCATACTCAATGAATTACGTCTGATTACTCAGGGTAGTGGttagctctgataccaaatgctAGGAACCTATGGGTAGAACCCACCCTTGAAAACCGACTTGCAATAAGAGGGTGCCTAAGAGCTTATAAATACATGGTTAAACTTACACTTAATCCATGTAGGACACTAGCATCATAACACAATACTTTTGTTATGTTTCAGAAACCAGAAAAGTATGAACAAAATTCATGAAACCCTCTCTTAAACTGATGTATAATCTTTCAATGCAAAGAGAGGGAGATTCTggcattttacccttaatttttaaaaaaattggcaatatgcccctgtttgcaAAATATATAGGGGCGTGCCCCTATTTCAATAATCGATtaccctaaaatcgagttcaattaaatactcaattcgtagaaaatcgagttttgcCCGATcagacttaaaaaaataataataataataataaaattaaaaatttaaaaaaaaaaaaaaatttgcatggaactcgactgtcaggaaatcgagttccatgcaaaaaaaatttataagtgtgattgccccatattcagggagccctatagtggcgtttttaagccctataataacgttttaaagccctataacGGCGTTTTCATGCAAATgtttttataagtgtgattgcccccatattcagggagccctatagtggcgtttttaaaccctatagtgacgttttaaagtcCTATAGCAACGTTTtcctgtaaaaaaaaatttataagtgtGATCGCCCCGTggttcagggagccctatagtggcgtttttaagccctatagtgacattttaaagccctatagcagcgttttggaactcgacttccctaaaattgagttccatgcatttttttttttttttttttttagttttattgggcataactcgattttctacgaattgagtatttcattgaaactcgattttaagataatcgagtatcgaaacaggggcacatccctatatagtttcgaaataggggtatattgctaaattttttaaaaattaagggcaaaaggctagaattcCTGCAAAGAGAGATAGCTATGGACCATAATAGATGCTAGAATTATTGTGTtaagcgaaaaaaaaaattaaaaaaaaaaactgaatttttatttaataaaatggtGGCCTGACAAAATAGTTATGAGGGGGAAGcttatttagaaaataaaaaaaaaaaataaaaaaaaaaaatagaactcaaGAGTTGATACAATGAATAATTCATCTTGAAATACAGTAAAAATACATTTAAGAAAAGAACCTAGAGAAACGAAGAGTTCTTTAGATAAATGAAGTCattcttttttatcattatttatgccaaaatttataaggaaaaaaaatggattttcttACCCCTTAATTGTACCGAAGAGTTGTTGCATCTCTTCTTATATTCGACATAACTTAGGTATAATTCATTTAAGTCCTATACCTTAAGTTCTCTAACTGAATTTAACTATGTGACTCCACTAACCAATGAGTCATATTGGTAAATTTTAGAGCAAATTATACTTTTTCACCCTAATATCTCACCTTGATTACAATGTACCCCCAAACTTTCGAAATGCAAAATTGAACGACCAATGCTATAACATTGTTTTGATATCCTCTTTGTCATCTGTTTTGATGTTAAGTCAAAGAAAATTTGTTCGCACATGCATGACACGTGACAATAAGTAAGTTGGACCCATTACATGTGAGAGAGAGTATGTGTGTTGGAATTAGAAAATGGCTTCCGTGAAGACGGCTTGGTAGAAAGGCTCAACGCTTGCAACATTAAAGGAGAACAATGCAAAGGTGGAGGAGGGCTTTATTGTCTTCAAGTCTGATAAATTCAATGTAGATCATCCAATACTGTTTATTTCCTGGCAAACAATATATCACTCCTAcacactctcttctctctttctcccttgcAATTTTCTATTAGCATTTGTTTGTTTcccaagaaaattacaaaaatgaaaagaaatttagCGTTTTGCTAGTTCTGATTGAGATTGATTATTTCGAAagatttgtttgtatttgtgtttggtAGATGAGAAACTGACGGAAAGTAAAAGCAAATGGATTTTTGATGAGAACCAAAGTAAAGTGATCAGAAAGTTAGGGAAACTAAAGCTATGTTGCACGGACATGGACACGGACACAGACACaacacggacacggacacgggGATacgacaatttttgaaaaataaggacacgaCACGGCGGGGACACGggagttaaataattaattaaattttatatttaggcatattttttaatatttttagacaaaatacatttatgtttagaatttaaattatgtaagaactacaaataagtaaactaacaccCAAAATACTACAATaatacacaaaatcttcaaGCACTTTTAGTATTCATTTTAGTAAAATTACCTacaatatttaactttaataaataaataaaactatagcaggacacacaaaaacaaatttataagttataactaatattaaaaaatatatatatatatatatatattaaaaaaaaaatgacagagGGCACACAGGCCACACGCCACAGCAgcagtaaaaaataataataaataaataaataaataacacaaaacaaaaacaaaaacaaaagcaaaagcaaaacgCGTTATATATTATGTCTAAGTAACAGTAGATTCAAGTTAAcattggaaagaaagaaagaagaaaaaaaaaaaaaaaagacagagagAACAGAGAAGAGATCGGTCCGCGCCGAGAGAGATCGGAAGGGACAGAGGACAGATGGCATGGCGTCGACGTCGGAGCTCGCCGATCAGTCCGATCTAACTCCGGCGAGGGACAGAGGGCAGCGACAGAGGGAGGGTGGGTTGAGAAGATCTTGAGATGTGGTTTCAACTTTCAGTCTAAGAGACTCTAAActtgctatattattttaggGTTATCACAAAATCAACGGCATTGGTAAGTTCCGGTCAAAATctgtgatttttttcttttttttttcactggaaCCGCGTCGGCGCCGTGTTGGAACCGCGTCGGTGCCGTGTTGGAACCGCGTCAGCGCCGTGTCGGAGCCGCGTCGACGCCATGTCGGAGAagcgaaaaaaagaaaaagaaaagggacaCCGCCGGACACCAGAATCTGGCGCGTCGTCCCCGTTCCGGTGTCCGACACGTGTCGGACGCGGACACAACGCCAAAAATGGCGTGTCCGTGCAACCTAGAACTAAAGTGAAAAAAAACtccatatttatttaataatttactcttttgttttctattttgttgATGAATACCAGAGAAAATAT
Coding sequences within:
- the LOC126693737 gene encoding uncharacterized protein LOC126693737; protein product: MSFNEANAKGVKQPHNDPLVIMLTIEGFNTKRILMDNGSSANIIYLPAFQQLKLDPKRLSSFDSPLVSFSEDRVYSRGIVTLTVTVGTYPMQLTRQLDFLVVDCPSSYNVIIGRPTLNKWKAATSTYCLKVKFPTDNGVGEVKRDQVLARECYQAVLAANENHTWMIEEKEEGKMEALETVELAEGEANKTTKIGMTLSPEMRTRLIQFLKENLDVFAWSYKDMPGIAPEQRRRVFAPERDQAVTDEVTKLLTAGFIREVYYPEWLANVVLVKNANGKWRMCIDFTDLNKAYPKDSFPLPRINQLVDSTAGHKLLMFMDAFSGYN